The following proteins come from a genomic window of Sphaerisporangium rubeum:
- the dnaJ gene encoding molecular chaperone DnaJ, which produces MARDYYAILGVRRDAGQDEIKKAYRRLARELHPDLNPDPETQERFKEINQAYEVLSDPNKRQMFDLGADPFGGGGGAGGAGAGFGAGFPFSDIMDAFFGGGAAARGPRSRARRGRNATIRVELDLAESAFGTTRELVVDTAVLCEVCHGSGAASGTHPDTCDMCHGRGEISQVTRSFLGQVMTARPCPQCGGFGSVIQHPCQECSGDGRVRTRRTIKVRIPAGVEDGTHIQLAGEGEIGPGGGPPGDLFLEIVERPHQIFERRGDDLHCTVQIPMTAAALGTILTVETLDGAEEIDVRPGTQSGQVIPLYSRGVQHLNESGRGDLLIHFNVETPTRLDPAQEELLKELSKLRGEERPPGKFAPGQQGFFSRLRDAFNGR; this is translated from the coding sequence GTGGCGCGCGACTACTACGCCATTCTCGGCGTCCGCCGTGACGCGGGCCAGGACGAGATCAAGAAGGCGTACCGCCGTCTCGCGCGCGAACTGCACCCCGACCTGAACCCCGACCCTGAGACGCAGGAGCGTTTCAAGGAGATCAACCAGGCGTACGAGGTCCTGTCCGACCCCAACAAGCGCCAGATGTTCGATCTCGGCGCCGACCCGTTCGGTGGTGGCGGCGGCGCGGGGGGTGCGGGTGCCGGGTTCGGCGCGGGATTCCCCTTCAGCGACATCATGGACGCGTTCTTCGGCGGCGGCGCCGCGGCGCGCGGGCCGCGCTCGCGTGCGCGGCGGGGCCGCAACGCCACCATCCGCGTCGAGCTCGACCTCGCGGAGTCGGCGTTCGGCACCACCCGTGAGCTGGTCGTCGACACCGCCGTGCTGTGCGAGGTCTGCCACGGCTCAGGCGCCGCCTCAGGCACCCACCCCGACACCTGTGACATGTGTCACGGCCGGGGTGAGATCTCCCAGGTGACCCGTTCGTTCCTCGGCCAGGTCATGACGGCGCGGCCCTGCCCCCAGTGCGGCGGCTTCGGCTCGGTCATCCAGCACCCCTGTCAGGAGTGCTCCGGTGACGGCCGGGTGCGCACGCGCCGCACCATCAAGGTCCGCATCCCCGCGGGGGTCGAGGACGGCACCCACATCCAGCTCGCCGGCGAGGGGGAGATCGGCCCCGGTGGCGGCCCCCCCGGCGACCTGTTCCTTGAGATCGTCGAGCGGCCCCACCAGATCTTCGAGCGGCGCGGCGACGACCTGCACTGCACCGTGCAGATCCCGATGACCGCCGCGGCCCTCGGCACCATCCTCACCGTCGAGACGCTCGACGGCGCCGAGGAGATCGACGTCCGGCCCGGCACGCAGTCCGGCCAGGTCATCCCCCTGTACAGCCGCGGCGTGCAGCACCTCAACGAGAGCGGCCGAGGCGACCTGCTGATCCACTTCAACGTGGAGACCCCGACCCGCCTCGACCCCGCGCAGGAGGAACTGCTCAAGGAGCTTTCCAAGCTGCGCGGCGAGGAACGGCCCCCCGGCAAGTTCGCCCCGGGCCAACAGGGTTTTTTCTCCCGCCTCCGTGACGCGTTCAACGGCCGCTGA